Proteins from a single region of Macaca thibetana thibetana isolate TM-01 chromosome 4, ASM2454274v1, whole genome shotgun sequence:
- the LOC126953402 gene encoding uncharacterized protein LOC126953402, which yields MKLRGLTYTNEGEGGRVLDGKKLRLETHWVHDGKGREDSGHQAESDEAGYQRKAKGVRVSEGAGAAAGTGRAARRGPSPPAERSAPPSPPTFSGAGARLRPPAVGSSVQSRVESPVPALVDLCGRKGGCRGSALGRDNCLSGPGPCILGDMGADLVISRFMTPKRAGGG from the exons ATGAAGTTAAGAGGCTTGACTTATACAAATGAGGGGGAGGGTGGAAGAGTTTTGGATGGGAAAAAATTAAGATTAGAGACTCACTGGGTCCACGATGGAAAAGGACGGGAGGATAGTGGCCATCAGGCAGAAAGCGATGAAGCAGGGTACCAAAGGAAAGCGAAGGGAGTGAGGGTTTCCGAAG GGGCAGGGGCGGCCGCGGGCACCGGGAGAGCAGCGCGCCGCGGCCCCTCGCCTCCCGCAGAGCGCTCCGCACCGCCGTCCCCGCCGACCTTCAGCGGGGCCGGGGCCAGGCTCCGACCGCCAGCAGTCGG ctCCTCGGTGCAGTCCCGGGTAGAGAGCCCGGTTCCTGCGCTAGTCGATTTGTGCGGTAGGAAAGGAGGCTGCAGGGGATCTGCGCTGGGGCGGGACAACTGCCTTTCGGGACCCGGTCCTTGCATCTTGGGAGATATGGGTGCTGATCTGGTTATTTCTCGGTTTATGACGCCAAAAAGGGCGGGAGGGGGCTGA